One Streptomyces sp. NBC_00554 DNA segment encodes these proteins:
- a CDS encoding MFS transporter: MATWTVTRVLRDRNAGLYLSAVVVSGFGSSALWLVSGIWVKDLTGSDGLAALCVFALWAPTLIGPALGTLADRVRRRPLLIAANLLLAALLPALFAVDAPGRLWILFAVLLVYGATGVVHDAAESALIASAVDKSLLGDFNGLRMTANEGMKLVAPLAGAGLYAVYGGARVALLDAVTFALAAGVYALLRLRETPPPKATSTWRTQTAEGARHLWAHPRLRPLVLAGGTTMLFAGVNGATVYAVVEGLGHSPAYVGLLYAVQGAGSVAIGLAAGPLLRRLGERRFAGYGIALTALAVTARALPYDTVVLTSAAAVGIGLPCVLIAALTAVQRETPAALLGRTAATANTLMFAPNAIGLALGAGLVELVDHQVLLAALGAVRLVTVVPLFGSQPSRASA, from the coding sequence ATGGCGACATGGACAGTCACGCGCGTCCTGCGGGACCGCAACGCGGGTTTGTATCTGAGCGCGGTCGTGGTCTCCGGCTTCGGCTCGTCGGCGCTGTGGCTGGTGTCCGGCATCTGGGTCAAGGACCTGACCGGCTCGGACGGCCTGGCCGCCCTCTGCGTCTTCGCCCTCTGGGCCCCCACGCTCATCGGCCCCGCCCTGGGCACACTCGCCGACCGCGTCCGCCGCAGGCCGCTCCTCATCGCGGCGAACCTGCTGTTGGCCGCGCTGCTGCCGGCCCTCTTCGCCGTGGATGCGCCGGGCCGCCTGTGGATCCTCTTCGCGGTGCTCCTGGTCTACGGCGCCACGGGCGTCGTCCATGACGCGGCGGAGTCGGCGCTGATCGCCTCGGCCGTCGACAAGTCCCTTCTCGGCGACTTCAACGGCCTGCGCATGACGGCCAACGAGGGGATGAAGCTGGTCGCCCCGCTCGCCGGGGCGGGCCTGTACGCGGTGTACGGCGGGGCACGGGTCGCACTCCTTGACGCCGTGACGTTCGCGCTGGCCGCGGGTGTGTACGCCCTCCTGCGGTTGCGCGAGACCCCGCCGCCCAAGGCCACCTCCACCTGGCGCACGCAGACCGCCGAAGGCGCCCGCCACCTCTGGGCCCACCCCCGGCTGCGCCCACTCGTCCTGGCAGGCGGCACCACCATGCTCTTCGCGGGCGTCAACGGCGCGACGGTCTACGCCGTTGTCGAAGGCCTCGGCCACTCACCCGCGTACGTGGGTCTCCTCTACGCCGTCCAGGGCGCCGGCTCGGTGGCGATCGGCCTGGCCGCGGGTCCTCTTCTGCGCCGGCTGGGCGAGCGGCGGTTCGCGGGGTACGGCATCGCGCTCACCGCGCTGGCGGTGACGGCTCGTGCGCTCCCGTACGACACGGTGGTCCTCACCTCGGCCGCGGCGGTCGGCATCGGCCTCCCGTGCGTGCTGATCGCGGCGCTCACCGCGGTCCAGCGCGAGACCCCGGCCGCTCTCCTGGGCCGTACGGCGGCGACCGCCAACACCCTGATGTTCGCTCCGAACGCGATAGGTCTCGCGCTGGGCGCGGGCCTGGTCGAACTCGTCGACCACCAGGTGCTGTTGGCGGCGCTCGGGGCGGTGCGACTGGTGACGGTGGTGCCCCTGTTCGGGTCTCAGCCGAGCCGCGCGAGCGCCTGA
- a CDS encoding NAD(P)-dependent alcohol dehydrogenase: MKAIVQDAYGTADLLELREIGRPVPRDDEVLVEVRAAGVDPSVWHLMTGRPLVARVVLGVRRPKNPVRGWDGAGRVEAVGAKVTEFKPGDEVFGNCDGSFAEFARAKARRLVLKPPNITFEQAAALPVSGMTALQALSGKGRPKPGDQVLVIGASGGVGTFAVQLAAMYGAVVTGVCGPTNTDLVRSLGAAHVLDYTHEDVTAGSGRYDVIVDCAGLRPLPHLRRVLAPHGTLVMVGGEGGSAFFGGMSREIRASLLSPFVGQNFRNLVSLPRHEDLLTLKDLAENGKITPAIDRTYPLDEAADAVRHLEKGHPRGKLVITI; encoded by the coding sequence GTGAAAGCGATCGTCCAGGATGCCTACGGAACCGCCGACCTGCTGGAACTGCGGGAGATCGGCCGACCGGTACCCCGTGACGACGAGGTGCTCGTCGAGGTGCGCGCCGCCGGCGTCGACCCGAGCGTCTGGCATCTCATGACGGGCAGGCCCCTGGTGGCCCGTGTCGTCCTCGGAGTCCGCAGGCCCAAGAACCCGGTGCGGGGCTGGGACGGCGCCGGGCGCGTGGAGGCCGTCGGCGCGAAGGTGACCGAGTTCAAGCCGGGCGACGAGGTGTTCGGCAACTGCGACGGCTCGTTCGCCGAGTTCGCGCGCGCCAAGGCCCGCAGGCTCGTGCTCAAGCCACCCAACATCACCTTCGAGCAGGCCGCCGCCCTCCCCGTCTCCGGCATGACCGCCCTCCAGGCGCTGAGCGGGAAGGGCCGCCCCAAGCCGGGCGACCAGGTTCTCGTCATCGGTGCCTCCGGCGGCGTCGGAACCTTCGCCGTCCAGCTGGCCGCGATGTACGGCGCCGTGGTCACCGGCGTCTGCGGTCCCACCAACACGGATCTCGTACGTTCCCTGGGCGCCGCCCACGTCCTCGACTACACCCACGAGGACGTCACCGCCGGCTCCGGCCGCTACGACGTCATCGTCGACTGCGCGGGCCTGCGCCCGCTGCCCCACCTGCGCCGCGTCCTCGCCCCGCACGGCACCCTCGTCATGGTCGGCGGCGAGGGCGGCAGCGCCTTCTTCGGCGGGATGAGCCGCGAGATCCGGGCCTCCCTGCTCTCGCCCTTCGTCGGCCAGAACTTCCGCAACCTCGTCTCCCTCCCCCGCCACGAGGACCTCCTGACCCTCAAGGACCTCGCCGAGAACGGAAAGATCACCCCGGCCATCGACCGCACCTACCCTCTCGACGAGGCCGCCGACGCCGTCCGGCACCTGGAGAAGGGCCATCCCCGGGGCAAGCTCGTGATCACCATCTGA
- a CDS encoding TIGR03086 family metal-binding protein has protein sequence MTDRILDLGPQARIVASLAAGATDEQLAGATPCPELAVHNMLGHLLGLAAAFRDAGRKDLGPTTDTSPTSAVPDIEPGWRESLPKVMDELAEAWRDPAAWTGETRAGGVDLPGAVAGAVAVDELVVHGWDLARATGQEYEPDAAALQMSYQFLLASAEDPTRGGGIFGPVVPVPDEAPLLDRAIGLSGRDPGWKP, from the coding sequence ATGACCGACCGGATTCTTGACCTGGGGCCGCAGGCCCGGATCGTCGCGAGCCTCGCGGCGGGTGCGACCGACGAGCAGCTGGCGGGCGCGACCCCCTGTCCGGAACTCGCGGTGCACAACATGCTGGGGCACTTGCTCGGGCTCGCCGCCGCCTTCCGGGACGCCGGGCGCAAGGATCTGGGGCCCACCACGGACACCAGCCCGACCTCCGCCGTGCCTGACATCGAGCCCGGCTGGCGCGAGTCGTTGCCCAAGGTGATGGACGAGCTCGCCGAGGCCTGGCGCGACCCGGCCGCCTGGACCGGGGAGACCCGGGCGGGTGGCGTGGACCTGCCGGGTGCGGTCGCGGGCGCCGTGGCCGTCGACGAGCTGGTCGTGCACGGCTGGGACCTCGCGCGGGCCACCGGCCAGGAGTACGAGCCCGATGCCGCCGCCCTGCAGATGTCCTACCAATTCCTGCTGGCCTCGGCCGAGGACCCGACCCGGGGCGGCGGCATCTTCGGGCCCGTGGTGCCGGTACCCGACGAGGCGCCGCTCCTCGACCGGGCGATCGGGCTCAGCGGGCGGGACCCCGGCTGGAAGCCGTAG
- a CDS encoding MBL fold metallo-hydrolase has translation MSLTLTVLGTASPHPGPGRPCSGYLLRGGDAEVWVDAGPGTFAELQRHTDPARLSAIWISHLHADHCADLLSAVYGLAYGGLTPAAPIPVYAPRDLGQRLAGFFGQSDSGFLSGIFDLRPLYDGHEARVGELRLRSRAVVHDTEAYGLRAECAGSVLAYSGDSGPCAQLAELAQGADLFLCEADIDRHREGERVHLTPEDAAAVARAAGVRELLVTHVGPTLTPQDATARAARAFGGRTVQAREGDVKVV, from the coding sequence ATGTCCCTCACCCTCACCGTCCTCGGCACCGCCTCCCCGCACCCCGGCCCCGGCCGACCCTGTTCCGGCTATCTGCTGCGGGGCGGGGACGCCGAGGTGTGGGTCGACGCCGGGCCCGGAACCTTCGCCGAGTTGCAGAGGCACACGGACCCGGCGCGGCTGTCCGCGATCTGGATCTCGCATCTGCACGCCGACCATTGTGCCGATCTGCTGTCCGCCGTGTACGGGCTCGCGTACGGCGGACTCACCCCCGCCGCGCCCATTCCCGTGTACGCGCCGCGCGATCTGGGGCAGCGGCTCGCGGGGTTCTTCGGGCAGAGTGATTCCGGGTTCCTGAGCGGGATCTTCGACCTCCGGCCCCTGTACGACGGCCATGAGGCGCGGGTGGGTGAACTGCGGCTCCGCAGCCGTGCCGTCGTGCACGACACCGAGGCGTACGGGCTGCGGGCCGAGTGCGCGGGGAGCGTGCTGGCGTACTCCGGGGACAGCGGGCCCTGTGCTCAGCTCGCCGAACTCGCCCAGGGGGCCGACCTGTTCCTCTGCGAGGCCGACATCGACCGGCATCGCGAAGGCGAACGAGTCCATCTCACTCCAGAGGACGCCGCTGCGGTCGCACGTGCGGCGGGGGTGCGGGAACTGCTCGTCACCCACGTCGGACCCACGCTCACCCCGCAGGACGCGACGGCCCGTGCGGCCAGGGCCTTCGGCGGGCGTACCGTCCAGGCCCGCGAAGGTGACGTGAAGGTCGTCTGA
- a CDS encoding GntR family transcriptional regulator, giving the protein MTSVPTPIPSRTQFVLEGIKHRILTGQLTPGQALVETELAAQFGVSKTPVREALKTLAGTGLVVMNQYKGVTVRMVDADMAREVYDVRLLLEPEALRRAVRREASLDAARDALTRADEAADTAERSLANREFHRALYVPCGNPLLGRMLDEVRDQAALVSAVAWAANPSWEREAAEHREILRLALDGDADGAAAALHAHIESFVQRAFPQGQDEAFPQGRKEDGQA; this is encoded by the coding sequence ATGACCTCTGTGCCCACGCCGATTCCGTCCCGCACGCAGTTCGTGCTGGAGGGGATCAAACACCGCATCCTCACCGGGCAGTTGACCCCGGGACAGGCTCTGGTCGAGACCGAGCTCGCCGCACAGTTCGGGGTGTCGAAGACACCCGTGCGGGAGGCGCTCAAGACCCTGGCCGGTACCGGGCTCGTCGTGATGAACCAGTACAAGGGCGTCACGGTGCGCATGGTGGACGCGGACATGGCGCGCGAGGTGTACGACGTACGGCTGCTGTTGGAGCCGGAGGCGCTGCGGCGTGCCGTCCGTCGTGAAGCCTCGCTCGACGCGGCGCGCGACGCCCTGACCCGCGCCGACGAAGCCGCCGACACCGCCGAACGCTCCCTGGCCAACCGGGAGTTCCACCGCGCCCTGTACGTGCCCTGCGGCAATCCGCTGCTCGGCCGGATGCTCGACGAGGTGCGGGACCAGGCCGCGCTGGTCTCCGCCGTCGCCTGGGCCGCCAACCCCTCCTGGGAGCGCGAGGCCGCCGAGCACCGGGAGATCCTGCGGCTCGCCCTCGACGGCGACGCCGACGGCGCTGCCGCCGCGCTGCACGCGCACATCGAGTCGTTCGTGCAACGGGCCTTCCCCCAGGGCCAGGACGAGGCCTTCCCTCAGGGCCGGAAAGAGGACGGACAGGCATGA
- a CDS encoding dihydrodipicolinate synthase family protein, whose product MTATYETQRAALAEVVAIPVTPFAQDGTIDRDTHRALLRRLLEGGVKTLTPNGNTGEFYALTPEERQLVTELTIEETGDRAVILVGVGHDVPTAVASARHARELGAEMVMVHQPVHPYVSEDGWVDYHRAIAESVPELGVVPYIRNPLLPGERLAELADDCPNVVGVKYAVPDAARFAAFARDAGLERFVWVAGLAEPYAPSYFSAGATGFTSGLVNVAPAVSLNMIEALRSGDYPAAMKVWEQIRRFEELRAANASANNVTIVKEALASLGLCRRDVRAPSKPLPEDERAEVAAIAAGWSI is encoded by the coding sequence ATGACAGCGACGTACGAGACCCAGCGGGCGGCGCTCGCCGAGGTCGTGGCGATCCCCGTGACTCCGTTCGCGCAGGACGGGACGATCGACCGCGACACCCACCGGGCCCTGCTGCGTCGACTGCTCGAAGGAGGCGTCAAGACCCTTACGCCGAACGGCAATACGGGTGAGTTCTATGCTCTGACACCCGAAGAGCGGCAGCTCGTCACGGAGTTGACCATCGAGGAGACGGGCGACCGGGCCGTCATCCTGGTCGGCGTCGGGCACGACGTGCCGACCGCCGTGGCCTCCGCGCGGCACGCACGCGAGCTCGGCGCCGAGATGGTGATGGTCCATCAGCCCGTGCATCCGTACGTGTCGGAGGACGGCTGGGTCGACTACCACCGGGCGATCGCGGAGTCCGTGCCCGAGCTGGGAGTCGTTCCCTACATCCGCAATCCGCTGCTCCCCGGGGAACGACTGGCCGAACTCGCCGACGACTGCCCCAACGTCGTCGGTGTGAAGTACGCCGTGCCGGACGCCGCCCGCTTCGCCGCCTTCGCACGCGACGCGGGGCTCGAACGCTTCGTGTGGGTCGCGGGCCTCGCCGAGCCGTACGCGCCCTCGTACTTCTCGGCGGGCGCCACCGGCTTCACCTCGGGTCTGGTGAACGTCGCCCCGGCCGTTTCGCTGAACATGATCGAAGCGCTTCGATCCGGCGACTACCCGGCCGCCATGAAGGTCTGGGAGCAGATCCGCCGCTTCGAGGAACTGCGCGCGGCCAACGCCTCCGCCAACAACGTGACCATCGTCAAGGAGGCCCTCGCCTCGCTCGGCCTGTGCCGCCGAGACGTCCGCGCACCGAGCAAGCCGCTGCCCGAGGACGAGCGCGCGGAAGTCGCCGCCATAGCCGCGGGATGGTCCATATGA
- the araD gene encoding L-arabinonate dehydratase: MVHMKRPEDLRSHQWYGTEGLRSFSHRARTRQLGYLPEEHLGKPVIAILNTWSDINPCHVHLRDRAQAVKRGVWQAGGFPLEFPVSTLSETFQKPTPMLYRNLLAMETEELLRSYPVDGAVLMGGCDKSTPALLMGAASVDLPAVFVPAGPMLPGHWRNEVLGSGTDMWKYWDDKRAGLIGDCEMTELESGLARSPGHCMTMGTASTLTAAAEALGVTVPGASSIPAVDSGHDRMAAASGLRIVELVHKDRKLSELLTAEAFEDAVTTVLGLGGSTNAVIHLIAMAGRAGVTLTLDDFDRIARTVPVLANVRPGGGPYLMEDFHFAGGLPGFLSRITDLLHLDRPTVSYDSMREQLSTASVHNDDVIRTRENPVADEGGVAVLRGNLCPDGAVIKHIAAEPHLLKHTGPAVVFDDYRTMQRTINEPDLGITADTVLVLRNSGPKGGPGMPEYGMLPIPDHLLKQGIRDMVRISDARMSGTSYGTCVLHVAPESYVGGPLALVRTGDTITLDVEGRSLRLNVDDEELARRRAEWTPPPERYERGYGALYSEQITQADTGCDFAFLARPGKVQDPYAG; the protein is encoded by the coding sequence ATGGTCCATATGAAGCGCCCCGAGGACCTCAGAAGCCACCAGTGGTACGGCACGGAAGGGCTCCGCTCCTTCAGCCACCGGGCCCGGACCCGCCAGCTCGGCTATCTGCCCGAGGAGCACCTGGGCAAGCCGGTCATCGCGATCCTCAACACCTGGTCCGACATCAATCCCTGCCATGTGCACCTGCGGGACCGGGCGCAGGCAGTGAAGCGGGGGGTGTGGCAGGCCGGGGGCTTCCCGCTCGAGTTCCCGGTCTCCACGCTCAGCGAGACCTTCCAGAAGCCGACCCCGATGCTCTACCGCAACCTGCTCGCCATGGAGACCGAGGAACTGCTGCGGTCCTACCCGGTGGACGGGGCCGTGCTGATGGGCGGCTGCGACAAGTCCACGCCCGCGCTCCTGATGGGCGCCGCCTCCGTCGACCTCCCGGCCGTCTTCGTGCCCGCCGGGCCCATGCTGCCGGGGCACTGGCGGAACGAAGTCCTCGGCTCTGGCACCGACATGTGGAAGTACTGGGACGACAAGCGTGCCGGGCTCATCGGGGACTGCGAGATGACCGAGCTGGAGAGCGGGCTCGCCCGGTCGCCCGGGCACTGCATGACCATGGGTACGGCGTCCACGCTGACGGCCGCGGCCGAGGCGCTGGGGGTGACGGTGCCGGGCGCGTCCAGCATCCCCGCCGTCGACTCCGGGCACGACCGGATGGCCGCCGCCTCGGGGCTCAGGATCGTCGAACTCGTCCACAAGGACCGGAAGTTGTCCGAGCTCCTCACCGCGGAGGCCTTCGAGGACGCCGTGACGACCGTCCTCGGGCTCGGCGGTTCCACCAACGCGGTGATCCATCTGATCGCCATGGCCGGACGGGCCGGCGTCACGCTCACGCTCGACGACTTCGACCGGATCGCGCGGACCGTGCCGGTGCTCGCCAACGTCCGCCCCGGCGGCGGCCCTTACCTGATGGAGGACTTCCACTTCGCGGGCGGCCTGCCCGGGTTCCTGTCGCGGATCACCGATCTGCTGCACCTGGACCGGCCGACGGTGTCGTACGACAGCATGCGCGAGCAGCTCTCAACCGCCTCGGTCCACAACGACGATGTCATCCGGACCAGGGAGAACCCCGTCGCCGACGAGGGCGGAGTCGCCGTCCTGCGCGGCAACCTCTGCCCCGACGGCGCGGTCATCAAGCACATCGCCGCCGAGCCGCACCTGCTCAAGCACACCGGCCCCGCCGTCGTCTTCGACGACTACAGGACCATGCAACGGACCATCAACGAGCCCGACTTGGGCATCACGGCGGACACCGTGCTGGTGCTCCGCAACTCCGGCCCCAAGGGCGGTCCCGGTATGCCCGAGTACGGGATGCTGCCCATCCCCGATCATCTGCTGAAGCAGGGGATCAGGGACATGGTGCGGATCTCCGACGCCCGGATGAGCGGCACGAGTTACGGCACCTGTGTGCTGCACGTGGCACCCGAGTCGTACGTCGGCGGGCCGCTCGCGCTGGTGCGCACCGGCGACACGATCACCCTCGACGTCGAGGGGAGGTCGCTCCGACTCAACGTGGACGACGAGGAGTTGGCGCGGCGCCGGGCGGAGTGGACACCGCCGCCCGAGCGGTACGAGCGCGGCTACGGAGCGCTCTACAGCGAACAGATCACCCAGGCGGACACCGGCTGCGACTTCGCGTTTCTGGCCCGGCCGGGCAAGGTGCAGGACCCGTACGCGGGCTGA
- a CDS encoding carbohydrate ABC transporter permease, which produces MAQAAAVAKQPAVPPRRRRGSATPRRLPYLLIAPAGLLMLGFIAYPVISVFYYSLQNYNPTKPWRNGYAGFDNFVHAFTDDPQFWDTLTFSAKWVFVEVGLQLLFGLALALIVNQTFVGRAIGRALVFSPWAVSGVLTSAIWVLLYNSQTGITRYLADAGIGTYGTSLLSDTSTVFSAAVVADLWRGVPFFAILILADLQSVSKDLYEAAEVDGASRFRQFLHITLPHLKDAIVLSTLLRAVWEFNNVDLLYTLTGGGPAGETTTLPLYIANTSVDAHNFGYASALTTVAFVILLFCSIVYLRLSKFGGGDK; this is translated from the coding sequence ATGGCCCAAGCCGCAGCCGTGGCGAAACAGCCCGCGGTGCCACCCCGGCGGCGCCGTGGCTCAGCGACGCCCCGCAGGCTCCCGTATCTGCTGATCGCCCCGGCGGGCCTGCTGATGCTGGGCTTCATCGCCTACCCGGTCATCAGCGTCTTCTACTACAGCCTGCAGAACTACAACCCCACCAAGCCTTGGCGCAACGGCTACGCGGGCTTCGACAACTTCGTGCACGCCTTCACCGACGACCCGCAGTTCTGGGACACGCTGACCTTCAGCGCCAAGTGGGTCTTCGTCGAGGTCGGACTGCAACTCCTCTTCGGCCTCGCCCTCGCGCTGATCGTCAACCAGACCTTCGTCGGGCGGGCGATCGGCCGCGCGCTGGTGTTCTCGCCCTGGGCCGTCTCCGGTGTGCTGACCTCCGCGATTTGGGTGCTGCTCTACAACTCCCAGACGGGCATCACCCGTTACCTCGCCGACGCGGGCATCGGTACGTACGGCACCAGCCTGCTGTCGGACACCTCGACCGTCTTCTCGGCCGCGGTCGTCGCCGACCTGTGGCGCGGAGTCCCCTTCTTCGCGATCCTGATCCTCGCCGATCTCCAGTCCGTCTCCAAGGACCTGTACGAGGCCGCGGAGGTCGACGGCGCGAGCCGCTTCCGGCAGTTCCTGCACATCACACTGCCGCACCTGAAGGACGCCATCGTCCTGTCCACGCTGCTGCGCGCGGTGTGGGAGTTCAACAACGTCGACCTGCTCTACACCCTGACGGGCGGCGGGCCGGCCGGCGAGACGACCACTCTTCCCCTCTACATCGCCAACACCAGCGTCGACGCCCACAACTTCGGCTACGCGTCCGCCCTGACCACCGTCGCGTTCGTGATCCTGCTGTTCTGCTCGATCGTCTACCTGCGGCTGAGCAAGTTCGGAGGCGGAGACAAGTGA
- a CDS encoding carbohydrate ABC transporter permease, with amino-acid sequence MITKEAVEVTPTPAPAPAEPQRPRKRRRAWDEVPRWQIYVPLGIYLLFTLIPFYWILLFALRPAGSTSLVPWPMTFEHFDKVWTERSFGTYFQNSILVGVATLVMTTVVALAGGYALARFDFRIKRAFMLALLCSQFVPGALLLVPLFQIFAKLQMLNSLGSVIIAETVFQLPLSMILISGFIRNVPYSLEEAAWVDGCNRFTAFRVVVLPLLRPGLIAVGSFAFVHSWNHFLFALMFLSNQDKQTLPVGLNTLMSSDSVDLGALAAGGIIAAVPVVIVFAFIQKWLITGFSAGAVKG; translated from the coding sequence GTGATCACCAAGGAGGCCGTCGAGGTCACGCCCACTCCCGCACCCGCGCCCGCCGAGCCGCAGCGCCCACGGAAGAGGCGCCGCGCCTGGGACGAGGTCCCGCGCTGGCAGATCTACGTTCCGCTCGGCATCTACCTGCTCTTCACCCTCATCCCCTTCTACTGGATCCTCCTCTTCGCGCTCCGCCCGGCCGGCTCCACCTCGCTCGTGCCCTGGCCCATGACCTTCGAGCACTTCGACAAGGTCTGGACCGAGCGCAGCTTCGGGACCTACTTCCAGAACAGCATCCTCGTCGGCGTCGCCACGCTCGTGATGACCACGGTCGTCGCGCTCGCCGGCGGATACGCCCTCGCCCGCTTCGACTTCAGGATCAAGCGCGCCTTCATGCTCGCGCTGCTCTGCTCCCAGTTCGTGCCGGGCGCGCTGCTCCTCGTCCCCCTCTTCCAGATCTTCGCCAAGCTCCAGATGCTCAACTCGCTCGGCAGCGTCATCATCGCCGAGACGGTCTTCCAGCTGCCCCTGTCGATGATCCTCATCAGCGGGTTCATCAGGAACGTGCCGTACTCCCTGGAGGAGGCCGCCTGGGTCGACGGCTGCAACCGATTCACCGCCTTCCGGGTCGTCGTACTGCCGTTGCTGCGGCCCGGGTTGATCGCGGTCGGCTCCTTCGCCTTCGTGCACTCCTGGAACCACTTCCTGTTCGCCCTGATGTTCCTCAGCAACCAGGACAAGCAGACCCTCCCCGTCGGCCTCAACACCCTGATGAGCTCCGACAGCGTCGACCTGGGCGCGCTCGCGGCGGGCGGCATCATCGCCGCCGTGCCGGTCGTCATCGTCTTCGCGTTCATCCAGAAGTGGCTGATCACCGGCTTCAGTGCGGGGGCGGTGAAGGGATGA
- a CDS encoding Gfo/Idh/MocA family protein: MSTLGNTLPLPVVLAGARGHGRWHLENIRRLQDKGLVRLAGICELTPLTEEELDWDQLPEQSADFGALLDSTGAAIAVICTPIPTHTGLALTAAAKGVHLLLEKPPAPSYSEFRRMADGVAAAGVVCQIGFQSLGSHAVPAIRKLIAEGALGPVVGIGAAGAWARDEAYYRRAPWAGRRRMNGADVIDGVLTNPLAHAVATALALDGSTRAEDVERIETELLRANDIESDDTSCVRITTAKGRITVAATLCAEQPDEPYVLVHGGSGRITFWYKQDRVLVQRSGRGPEELEYDRTDLLENLVEHLTDGAELLVTPDSTGAFMKVVEAIRQAPDPVELPADAWELLPGENRRVVHGIDGLVAAAADTLALYSELGAFWALPNEVSTR; encoded by the coding sequence ATGAGCACGCTCGGGAACACACTTCCGCTGCCGGTCGTCCTCGCCGGTGCCCGCGGGCACGGCCGCTGGCACCTGGAGAACATCCGCCGGCTCCAGGACAAGGGGCTCGTACGACTGGCGGGCATCTGCGAGCTGACACCGCTGACCGAGGAGGAGCTCGACTGGGACCAACTCCCCGAGCAGTCCGCCGACTTCGGGGCACTCCTCGACTCCACCGGCGCCGCGATCGCCGTGATCTGCACGCCCATCCCCACCCACACCGGCCTGGCGCTGACCGCCGCCGCGAAGGGCGTACACCTGCTCCTGGAGAAGCCGCCCGCGCCCTCGTACTCCGAGTTCCGCAGGATGGCCGACGGGGTCGCCGCCGCCGGAGTCGTCTGCCAGATCGGCTTCCAGTCGCTCGGCTCGCACGCCGTGCCCGCGATCCGGAAGCTGATCGCCGAGGGCGCGCTCGGCCCGGTCGTCGGGATCGGCGCGGCCGGGGCCTGGGCGCGCGACGAGGCGTACTACCGGCGGGCGCCATGGGCGGGCAGGCGGCGCATGAACGGCGCCGATGTGATCGACGGAGTGCTGACGAACCCGCTCGCACACGCCGTCGCCACCGCGCTGGCCCTTGACGGTTCCACCCGCGCCGAGGACGTCGAGCGGATCGAGACCGAGCTGCTGCGGGCCAACGACATCGAGTCCGACGACACCTCGTGCGTGCGCATCACCACCGCGAAGGGCCGTATCACCGTCGCCGCCACACTCTGCGCCGAACAGCCCGACGAACCGTACGTCCTGGTGCACGGCGGCAGCGGGCGGATCACCTTCTGGTACAAGCAGGACCGCGTGCTGGTGCAGCGGTCCGGGCGCGGCCCCGAGGAGCTCGAGTACGACAGGACGGACCTCCTCGAGAACCTCGTCGAGCACCTGACGGACGGGGCCGAGCTGCTGGTCACCCCCGATTCGACGGGTGCGTTCATGAAGGTCGTCGAGGCGATCCGGCAGGCACCCGACCCGGTCGAACTGCCCGCGGACGCCTGGGAGCTGCTCCCCGGGGAGAACCGCCGGGTCGTCCACGGCATCGACGGACTCGTGGCCGCCGCTGCCGACACCCTCGCCCTCTACTCCGAGCTGGGCGCCTTCTGGGCGCTCCCGAACGAGGTGAGCACGCGATGA
- a CDS encoding PmoA family protein, which yields MSSMNNDSLVLRIGDRPVGRYITRPELSPRLSPRPYLHPVTTLAGTAATELSPADHAHHLGVGVAVPDVEGHNFWGGRTYVRDQGPTELDNHGAQRHLSFQLRDPDGFVEELRWVAAGGELLRERRTVSATELTDTAWALDFTFSLTNTTPDSLSLGSPATNGRPGAAYGGFFWRARKEAEAPVVFTAGTEGEDAVHGSRADWVGLAGAGWTLVFAGATEATRRDPWFVRTTEYPGVGSSLAHDERLPVAAGETVVRRIVTVVADGRLERGEAAALVRKAVSP from the coding sequence ATGAGTTCCATGAACAACGACTCGCTGGTCCTGCGGATCGGGGACCGCCCGGTAGGCCGGTACATCACCCGGCCCGAGCTGTCGCCCCGCCTCTCGCCGCGCCCGTATCTGCACCCCGTCACCACCCTGGCCGGCACGGCTGCCACCGAACTCAGCCCCGCCGACCACGCACACCACCTCGGCGTCGGTGTCGCCGTTCCCGACGTCGAGGGGCACAACTTCTGGGGCGGGCGCACCTATGTACGCGACCAGGGGCCGACCGAACTGGACAACCACGGCGCCCAGCGGCACCTGAGCTTCCAACTGCGCGACCCCGACGGCTTCGTGGAGGAGCTCCGCTGGGTGGCCGCGGGCGGCGAGCTGCTGCGCGAACGGCGTACGGTCTCCGCCACCGAACTCACCGACACCGCCTGGGCGTTGGACTTCACCTTCTCGCTGACCAATACGACCCCGGACTCGCTGTCCCTCGGTAGTCCCGCCACCAACGGGCGGCCCGGCGCGGCCTACGGCGGCTTCTTCTGGCGGGCCCGCAAGGAGGCCGAGGCACCGGTCGTCTTCACCGCCGGTACCGAGGGCGAGGACGCGGTGCACGGCAGCCGCGCCGACTGGGTCGGTCTCGCGGGTGCCGGCTGGACCCTCGTCTTCGCCGGGGCCACCGAAGCGACCCGCCGCGACCCGTGGTTCGTGCGCACGACCGAGTACCCGGGCGTCGGCTCCTCCCTCGCCCATGACGAACGGCTGCCGGTCGCGGCCGGGGAGACGGTCGTACGGCGGATCGTCACCGTCGTCGCCGACGGCCGCCTCGAACGGGGCGAGGCCGCGGCACTCGTACGGAAGGCGGTGAGCCCCTGA